In Spodoptera frugiperda isolate SF20-4 chromosome 13, AGI-APGP_CSIRO_Sfru_2.0, whole genome shotgun sequence, the following are encoded in one genomic region:
- the LOC118270764 gene encoding heparanase has translation MAATIHLFLFLLLRYLSPCSSDTYSVKITTEEHVNVVDTRFLSFTVDPKYLFSSSDKYSSKECICMAASLTPSYLRIAGPSTAHMTFHNTTISINDVNVPDKDLLRSTFDILAFDTDVPQKQDDHQIRNLAVSHRQWRKFVQWAKSTGFDLVFALNNEERTAAGMWDPNTALNILTVAEKVKVGDIFWELGYECRNQSIDEYLNDLETLRAITETFPPGRTEQWKVVGGDVTKCLQAESKSDFKDYLTLSNDMMDALLLNGNSSSHELERMTERDRLKLLRFLSRSQTPLWLTETNQKQHSDLERAADWLASLGYSAKNGFSVHFRELEEEEMYEPTLSFYMALLFKNLVGERVLNIQMDPEPAVLFAHCTSLRHKPVPGAVTLFGANMDNEPARFSLKLSKREEGGDIMQFILGNDHNGNIVVNGRPMYYEGNIKPIVKRVHPYKTLLINLPARSFGFWVLANTKIEACHNVIENKTLVEAETVEHETQRVKRSVNDDFDDYAHIADLSYDFEDIDTHLPGNNALRSRISDMNRDLDKIQDVFKRNLGQTRFKRDISDSRFGSRLRKYGFRHRTSKRYDRDMNPRTFIDDFLERARQRLNDLKELRSNVPRLDIYRKSNKYPKYSKVRSFKSLKEDSPIFGAKNRKPKTTKTFTEESDEFLKKINKKSKSDVSKRTPETLDRTTNKKEDKKIKSDEETNILESLVRKRRSVDNAIEETSADNEIDLTGKNKAKLLKLLKKLDKEFGENSEEQMESDTVSTEGIILKTEVSDDSATIRVTDSNHGIIKTTMRSMLHMLEDFNKNLNKVWNAVNLLDDDIQ, from the exons ATGGCAGCGACAATACATTTGTTCTTGTTCCTCCTGCTCCGGTACCTGAGTCCGTGTAGTTCTGATACTTACAGCGTGAAGATAACCACAGAGGAGCATGTCAATGTGGTGGACACGAGGTTCCTCAGCTTCACTGTAGACCCCAAGTATTTGTTTTCAAGCAGTGACAAGTATAGCAG CAAAGAATGCATCTGCATGGCGGCATCACTAACACCATCCTACCTCCGCATAGCTGGCCCGTCCACCGCGCACATGACCTTCCACAACACCACCATCTCCATCAACGACGTGAACGTCCCTGACAAGGATCTCCTCAGGTCCACCTTCGATATCCTGGCCTTTGATACTGACGTCCCTCAAAAACAAGATGACCACCAAATCAGGAACTTGGCAGTGTCTCATAGGCAGTGGAGGAAGTTTGTCCAGTGGGCCAAGTCCACTGGCTTCGACCTGGTCTTCGCTCTGAACAATGAGGAGAGAACTGCCGCTGGCATGTGGGACCCTAACACGGCACTGAATATCCTGACCGTGGCTGAGAAGGTCAAGGTTGGGGATATCTTTTGGGAGCTGGGTTATG AATGTAGGAACCAGTCGATAGATGAATACCTGAACGACCTTGAGACCCTCCGTGCCATCACGGAGACCTTCCCTCCCGGTCGCACGGAACAGTGGAAGGTAGTGGGCGGTGACGTCACCAAGTGTCTGCAGGCAGAGTCCAAGAGTGACTTCAAGGATTACCTGACGCTGTCCAACGATATGATGGATGCTTTGCTGCTGAATGG CAACTCTTCATCGCATGAACTGGAGCGAATGACAGAGCGTGATCGTCTGAAGCTACTGCGGTTCCTCTCTCGGAGCCAGACTCCACTCTGGTTGACGGAGACCAATCAGAAGCAGCACAGCGACTTGGAGCGAGCTGCTGATTGGTTGGCCAGTCTTGGATATTCAGCTAAAAATGGATTTTCTGTACATTTTCGGGAGTTAGAGGAGGAGGAGATGTATGAGCCTACTCTG AGTTTCTACATGGCACTATTATTCAAGAACCTGGTTGGTGAACGAGTACTGAACATCCAGATGGACCCAGAACCAGCAGTTCTCTTTGCACACTGTACATCGCTGCGCCACAAGCCGGTGCCTGGCGCTGTCACTCTATTTGGAGCGAACATGGACAATGAACCCGCGAGGTTCTCGCTCAAACTCTCCAAGAGGGAGGAGGGGGGTGATATTATGCAGTTTATTCTGGGAAATGATCATAATGG AAACATAGTAGTAAACGGTAGACCCATGTACTACGAAGGCAACATAAAACCCATAGTGAAAAGGGTCCATCCATACAAAACCCTTCTCATCAACCTGCCAGCAAGATCCTTTGGTTTCTGGGTACTCGCCAACACGAAGATCGAAGCCTGCCACAATGTGATTGAGAATAAAACATTAGTTGAAGCAGAAACAGTTGAACATGAGACGCAGAGAGTCAAACGTTCAGTTAACGATGACTTCGATGACTACGCACATATCGCCGACCTGTCATATGACTTTGAAGATATCGATACTCATTTACCAGGTAACAATGCTCTTAGAAGCAGAATCAGTGACATGAATAGAGACTTAGATAAAATTCAAGATGTATTCAAAAGAAATTTGGGTCAAACAAGATTTAAAAGGGATATCAGTGACTCGAGATTTGGAAGTAGACTTCGGAAATATGGTTTCAGACACAGGACTAGTAAGAGATATGACCGTGATATGAATCCGAGAACGTTTATTGATGATTTCTTGGAAAGAGCGAGGCAGAGGTTAAATGATTTGAAGGAACTTCGGTCTAATGTACCAAGACTAGATATATAcagaaaaagtaacaaatatcCGAAATATTCCAAGGTGAGGTCATTTAAGTCACTGAAAGAGGACAGTCCAATATTTGGAGCAAAGAATAGAAAACCAAAAACCACTAAAACATTTACAGAAGAGAGTGATGAATTTCTAAAGAAGATTAACAAGAAAAGTAAAAGTGATGTGAGCAAGAGAACTCCTGAAACTCTGGACAGAACTACTAACAAGAAGgaagataagaaaataaagtcgGACGAAGAAACAAACATTTTGGAGTCTCTAGTGAGAAAGAGAAGGAGTGTTGACAACGCCATCGAAGAAACATCAGCTGACAATGAAATAGACCTCACTGGTAAAAACAAAGCGAAATTATTGAAACTACTGAAGAAATTAGACAAAGAATTTGGCGAAAATTCAGAAGAACAGATGGAAAGTGATACTGTTTCCACTGAAGGGATTATTTTGAAAACTGAAGTATCTGATGATAGTGCCACTATAAGGGTGACAGACTCCAACCATGGAATCATCAAGACTACCATGAGAAGTATGCTACACATGTTAGAAGATTTCAATAAGAATCTGAACAAAGTATGGAATGCTGTTAATTTGTTAGATGATGATATACAGTGA